The DNA sequence CTCAAGGAAATCTGCAAGATCATCATAATCAGATACCTTTTTGGGGTCTTCTAATATGCAATTAAGGAACACTTCCCCATTGCAGGTTTTCTCTGTTCCATCCTGTAAGTTATAGGAGGTGAAGGAAACCGTTCTGAAAAAATATAGGATGGTTCAGACTTCAAGGAAGCATAAAAGAgaaatagtattaaaaatgaaaaccaaaCAACTCCAGGACACTTGGGtgaaaaaaacatgaataataTAACAACAATAATTGATGCAATCTATATAACACGAGTAAAATCACTGTTAAGCTTAACTAAATGGAATCACTCAAAACACAGTGTAACATTGATATGCTAAACTAAATGGTAAAATGGAGTCCCTCAAGATTTATGTGCCCCAAGTTCCAAGATAAGCAAATAAGCAAATAGCAGTATGCTATAATTTATTAatctaataaaagaataatccTTCTAGTTTCCGAAGAGACCATAACAACAGGGTAGAACAAGATTTCAAAACCTTGAAACAAACAACTAACAGCAAAATGAGTAGGCCTCAAACTACAGAGCCTACACAGAATGGTGTTTTCTTGGGCTTAAAATGAATGAACTTATGATGGCTACTCAAACCCCAACACTCCATTCACTTAAGCAAGCCTAAGTAGCAGGGGAAGGATATTAGTAAATAGAGAAATTGAGAATATGTAACTTGAAAAGacaggaaaaggccaaaaagaaATCGATACAGTATGTACCTTAAATTACATGCTTGAATTCTACGAAACTCTGCGGCAACTTTATAGACAGGTCGCTTATCTCTAGACCCCTGTAACATTTATCGTTAATTTAACatgaaaaactaaatttaatattttaagttcATTAAACTGAAGGCACGATTCACCTTTCCATTCTTATCAGATGGAATTTCAGACGAGCAAGGTTGCAATGACAGACCCCTCAATGACCCCAAAGCAACTAAATCTCCCTCTTCAAAAACAAATAGACACATCAGTGCCATAAGTACGAGTATACACCCCTTAGCAAGCAAATCAAATCCATTGCTAAAACTTAAAGATAGCAAGCCTATAAAGTGCACAAGCATTGATTTGGAGACTTTGTAATTTGATTGCTGAGTTTTCATCGCATCATACAATAATGTTTGAATTGGTAAACAGAACTTAAATTGTTGAAAATGGTCAATGATGCTGATCAAGAAATCATATTTCTCGCGCACAGAGGCACTTCCCATGGATTTTAAACAATCTGAATCACCACTATTGCTTAGATACTTAATTGTCTGTAGCAATGAAACACTCATCAACTTCAATATGGATGCAAGAAGGTGTATGTCTTGGGCACTAGTATTTTCCTTTATATGGTATACTGCATCTCCAGTGGCATCCTGAGAGAAAGCTTGATGGATAATACAATCTAAGATTAAGGTAGTCGCATCCCTGCATGAATCAACAAATATGTGCTGTCTCTCTTTCATAAATGCAATGTAGTCAGCCAAAAGGTCAGCTTTTGATTTGGAAGACATTTTGCAATGATAGGAGTCCCATGAATTATCTAATTTTGATAAGACTTGATTTAATCTGTTCCTTGTGCCTTGCAGGATATAAGCTTCAAAAGTTGGCTGACCTCTCTCAAGCAGGTATGAATTATAGGAACATTTCAACTCAACACAAAAGCCATTTATTTGCAAACTAGACACATGCGTAGAGTACAAGATAACAGATTTTTGAAGTGCTGTTAGGTGGCAATTCATATCTGGAGCTAAAATCTCTGAAGATAAGCCTGAACCAATGGCTTCAGAAACCATTGAAAATGTGTGTGCCTGAAACATCTTCGGTGCAGAAAGCACAACAGGGTCAAGCAGCAACATCATGGAGGGCGCAAGGCTAAGTTTAGGAAATCTAAAATCCATGTTACATTGTAAAAATAATCCACTTGTGAAATCCTCGAATGCTTTCTCATTAGAAACTGACATGATGAAATGGGTAGTTATCACCTCCAGGACACTGGCAATATCACCTTGGTTGAAATGGCACATAAAAAGTTTTTCACTGGTGGAAGACACTGAATCAACCTTCATAAGATATCTTCTCAAAGATTGATTTCTTAAAAGTTCATCTGCAAATACCTGACATAACATGTTCAAATTTAGATGGATAGAACTCCAGTAAGAATCCTATACAAATTTATAAGGGGCAGAAGTTTACAATGCACAAAACTGTACATAATGGCATAGATCAGAATATTAGATGACTACAgacatgtaaatattttttgatacgCTGTAACAATCATAAATATTAGAGGGACAAGCCTTGCCACAACAATAAGTTGTTGCCTGGTGACCTGGAAGTTACAATTCAAATCCTGGAAACAACCACCCGCTTACAGGGTAAAACTGTGTATATCTACCCTTCCCAGACCTCACCAGGTAGGAGCCTCATGCACCGGACAACCCCTTTTGCAAAATCCTTATCCCATAGACATTCAGTTCCAtcaaaattgaaactaaaaactCAAATGAGCTGATGAAACAGAACTATTTTCCCATTTCCTGATTTTAACTccacttcatttttatttccagAAACCATAAGACTTTACCATCAAATTAAAAGCACAATGCCACATTACATCTGTCCAACGAGGTtatgctaggcaataaattggATATGAGGGAACAAACATAAATATGTGCTCTATACTAAGATTCTGTATGGTTAAAATTCACCATAAACATACATTTATTggagaataaaataagaagacGAAATGCTTTGAGCTACACCATAAACTAATATTAACTTATGCAATTAActtttgaaaaagttaaatgaaaagagcttcaataaaaaataaaaaaacagaaaattgtTTTCTTCTCCGATAgagaaattaattcaaaaagacCTAAATCtagaacccccccccccccccccccccccccaagcctacaaaaaaatcttagaattctagatttaaaaactaaataaacaaAAGCAAATAAGACCTCAAACCAAAGCTACATCTAATTAGAAACTACATGCCAAATTAGGTACCAAATTATCATGGAGCAATTAACTGGAACATATAGCTGAAAAAACACAATATATAATAATCATCTCAACACTGAACCTACCTCAAGCAGCGCGCATAGATACGAACGGCAAGAATCAGGAAGCTCCAAGTCAACGCCGGAGAGAAAGTTGCGGAAGCGCAAACCGCCATGTTCGGCGACATCAAGAGAGAGGAAGGACTTCAAAACGCGAAGGAGGAAGCGGCacttgaggaggaggaacttcTGGTCGGAGCGCGGGAGCGTCAGGAGAAGAAGACAGCTCCGCAGAACGAGAGAAAGTTCTTGAACAATTGGCCACAGCCGTGGATGCGGAGGCGGAGGCGGAGGCCGAAGAGACCGAGCGTAAGGGTCATGGTGGCGCTGAGGCAGAGCGGAGAAAAATCGGCGGAAGGTGGAGTTGAGTTGGTCGAAGAGTGATTCGTACAATTTCTTTGCGTCGTCCATTAGGTTTCCATAGCCTCTGACCTCTCTCTGTCTTGAAGGCGGGAAACAGAAGAGACCACACCACACAAGCTTTCGAATCTGTGGACTGTAGTGCCCCTTCGGGTGTAAAATAGAATATtagtaataaaattttgatatccTGTGATGATAAGAATGAGATTGACACTTAATTGTTCCTTACCTATGGTGACTCACAACAAAAGcaatacttcattttttttataaaaaaaattagacttaaatatgattttagtctttaataAATACACGCTTTTTTATATTTGgtcatgataaatttttatttcggATTGAGTCCCTAATGtttcaaatattttgttttgtctcTGTTGTTAGTCCATAATAGTTAACTGTCTACATGGTCATTAACTAGACACATAAGAGTCTGATGTGTCGTGTCACGTGTAACATTTGGTGTTATTATTTATACACgttggaatttttttattttaaaaaaacaaacaaaatagtaTCATTTTATTGTAGGTTAAAAAAATGGCAACATATAGTTTTGGGTATGGTGTTTCTTCTCGTCTACGATGCCTACGATGTCATTTGTTGTGTCTAGTGTTTCTTCTTGTCGCACCTGATTTTGATTACGATAGGAAATATGAGTATGACGGTATGAGATTCACACCTGATGTTTCTTCTTGTCGCACTAGTTTTGTTTAGGGCTTCGCAGGGTCCAGAGAATGACATCCATGGGAGGCTCTTGTTTGTCATTTGGGTccgattttgttctttgtttttgCAACAAGCCCACGATTCAACTAACATCTCAAACTAAGAAGCATCATGTCAAGATATTTTGGCGATGTGCCGAGTGGAAGGTAAAAAAAGTTTACTTTTGACATATTTGATTTTTGGTGTGATTTTGTTTGCGTCGTGTTTTTGTGGTCTATTTATGTTGGTTTTTGGTTCGTGTTTCAGCTTCTTGTTCGTCGTTTGTGATTTGTCTTCATTGTATAATTTTCAGGAAGATAGGAGGTGTAAACTTTGGATCTGGGATGACAATTTGGCCAAATAGTTAAACCAAGGTTGTACAATTGACTTTTTTACTGATTAGGggatttttttgtgatttttctaaATGGGggtcaattttaaataattatctaaaaGGGGATAAGTCGTGACATATGACAcgacttttaattaaaaagtcatAGCACCTGCTAcgacttcttattttttaactgaaattgtaaaattatttacgactatattttttttttatgactttaaagtcgtaacctttttttttttgcttctatgACTTAaaagtcataatattttttttggttttatgactttgaagttgtaaaacctttttttttaaataaaattgtttaagtttaaaggttttttttttcaaaaaaaagttttaatttttttaggttattttattttattttctaatttttaaaaattgtaaaaaaatatttatttaaatgtcaaataaataattttaattttacttattaatagttcttatttaatatgatgtatattattttatggtttattttatatgttattaatttattttaatattgtattatttaaaatatattattatttttaatattgttttatttaaatgttttgtttatttaaaatttagataatctattaataaaaatatatactaaaattaaaaggagatactaaaaatttgaaacactttaatttaaaaattgatgatatttgaatgaaaattacatgttttttaaattaataatgagaTGATGTCTCATCTTGTTGGACTAGATTTGTCTGTGTTTGTTGTTCTCTTGTTCGACCTCTATCTCATCTTGTTTTAGGATGCTCATGTGTTATTGTGTGTTGTTGTTGAAAAAGACAATCGCCACCgttgttatcatcatcatcaccatcattATTGTTGGTATTgttgttatcatcatcatcttcctcatCTTCATGACCCATGTCACGCGTTTGAGTAGGTAATGATGGACAATAACaagagctcgatggtggtggaTTATTTGCAGATGGTGGAGTGTTGAAAGTGTTGTCAAACATTTGTGAGGGTCCATAAAaaacatttgaggtagaagGAACTTGAAATAAGTATTGAGACATATATGATAAGAACCCTACTGATTGAAAACTTTGTTGACATCCTTGAGACATGTATCCAGAGAAGGTTGTTGATTGATATTGTGCTTGTGATGAATGATGTTGGGCATATATTCAGAAACATGCACTGGAGGTACATTGGGTTCAACATATGATTGATGTTGGTGATGGCCAGGATAATACTGTGATTCAAGATTTACAAAGttagaaataataatgaataataatatcaataattttttaaaattgtaaattgaaCTTACAATCTCAATAGATAGTGTGCCTTCATGCAATATATATCATCTAGTTTGACGTATATACCATTGCATGTATTCTGAATTTTCATGCAAAAGACCTTGGTCCAATTCACCATGAACAATATAATCATTCCAATGATTCCATTTGGCAACCCTGTCATGATGATGGtgaggcaaaaaaatatttattctctcTCTCATATCTATGTCATGAGGTTGATCTAGGTTTGGTGGGTCATCTGAAATAATTTGTTGCAGTCTAAATTGTCTCATGATCTTGTCTGTTGGATGTCATTCCACTATTGCAAAACATATGAGAGGGACTTTTGTCCGAACAATCATTAATACCTCAACATCATTAATTAATGACCTTATTTCTGGTGTATCATAATAAGTCCACAAGAACTGCAAcacatacattattattatcacaTATTTAAGTTcgaataagaaacaaaaaaaatacttaagtcatcaaaattaagaaatgaaCCTCATTCATACATAGTTTATCAAATATGACGCATATTAATCTCACTGAATTGATGAGAATATTTGTTTGGGTCGTTGGACGAGACCACCTTCATGCAAGAGGAAATCTGAGTCCTTCTTGTACTTCTTCAATGGATAGGTGATTTATCTTTGGGGCAATACATTTAATGTAGTCTC is a window from the Glycine max cultivar Williams 82 chromosome 2, Glycine_max_v4.0, whole genome shotgun sequence genome containing:
- the LOC100798083 gene encoding uncharacterized protein produces the protein MDDAKKLYESLFDQLNSTFRRFFSALPQRHHDPYARSLRPPPPPPHPRLWPIVQELSLVLRSCLLLLTLPRSDQKFLLLKCRFLLRVLKSFLSLDVAEHGGLRFRNFLSGVDLELPDSCRSYLCALLEVFADELLRNQSLRRYLMKVDSVSSTSEKLFMCHFNQGDIASVLEVITTHFIMSVSNEKAFEDFTSGLFLQCNMDFRFPKLSLAPSMMLLLDPVVLSAPKMFQAHTFSMVSEAIGSGLSSEILAPDMNCHLTALQKSVILYSTHVSSLQINGFCVELKCSYNSYLLERGQPTFEAYILQGTRNRLNQVLSKLDNSWDSYHCKMSSKSKADLLADYIAFMKERQHIFVDSCRDATTLILDCIIHQAFSQDATGDAVYHIKENTSAQDIHLLASILKLMSVSLLQTIKYLSNSGDSDCLKSMGSASVREKYDFLISIIDHFQQFKFCLPIQTLLYDAMKTQQSNYKVSKSMLVHFIGLLSLSFSNGFDLLAKGCILVLMALMCLFVFEEGDLVALGSLRGLSLQPCSSEIPSDKNGKGSRDKRPVYKVAAEFRRIQACNLRTVSFTSYNLQDGTEKTCNGEVFLNCILEDPKKVSDYDDLADFLECKTGKNYSKWLNGREVYRNRRYQRKIDLRKKKKETFWNSSKYRKIGKSLKRQNICTFMKHWK